A window of the Gossypium hirsutum isolate 1008001.06 chromosome A05, Gossypium_hirsutum_v2.1, whole genome shotgun sequence genome harbors these coding sequences:
- the LOC107959115 gene encoding triosephosphate isomerase, cytosolic has translation MARKFFVGGNWKCNGTTEEVKKIITTLNEAEVPSEDVVEVVVSPPFVFLTFVKSLLRSDFHVAAQNCWVRKGGAFTGEISAEMLVNLSIPWVIIGHSERRALLNESNEFVGDKVAYALSQGLKVIACIGETLEERESGSTMAVVAAQTKAIAGKVTNWDNVVLAYEPVWAIGTGKVATPAQAQEVHCELRKWLHENVGGDIAASTRIIYGGSVNGANCKELAAQPDVDGFLVGGASLKPEFVDIIKAAMVKKN, from the exons atgGCTCGGAAATTCTTTGTCGGTGGCAACTGGAAATGC AATGGGACAACTGAGGAGGTTAAAAAGATCATTACAACATTGAATGAAGCTGAAGTTCCTTCTGAGGATGTTGTGG AGGTTGTTGTGAGCCCTCCATTTGTTTTCCTTACCTTTGTGAAAAGTCTGTTGCGGTCTGATTTCCATGTTGCTGCTCAGAACTGTTGGGTTCGCAAAGGTGGTGCTTTTACCGGAGAAATTAG TGCTGAGATGCTTGTTAATCTGAGCATTCCATGGGTTATCATCGGTCACTCTGAAAGAAGGGCTCTCTTGAATGAGTCCAATGAG TTTGTTGGAGACAAAGTAGCGTATGCACTTTCTCAAGGCTTGAAGGTTATTGCCTGCATTGGGGAGACTCTTGAAGAGCGAGAATCTGGCTCTACCATGGCTGTTGTTGCTGCACAAACCAAAGCAATTGCTG GAAAAGTAACAAATTGGGACAATGTTGTTTTGGCTTATGAACCTGTTTGGGCCATTGGAACAGGGAAAGTTGCAACCCCTGCTCAGGCTCAGGAA GTTCATTGCGAGTTGAGGAAATGGCTTCATGAGAATGTTGGCGGTGACATTGCTGCATCAACTAGAATTATATATGGAG GTTCCGTAAATGGAGCAAACTGCAAGGAATTGGCCGCACAACCCGATGTTGATGGCTTTTTGGTTGGTGGAGCTTCCCTAAAG CCCGAGTTTGTTGATATCATCAAGGCCGCGATGGTGAAAAAGAATTAG
- the LOC107959114 gene encoding methyl-CpG-binding domain-containing protein 5: MSNPVQSSTTDLPSDPLLKPGAFIDANDQNQSAELSEPSNGSIPNGAQSETPAQGPDISSSSAEPKGKRRVLVAPETWLPAGWSIEDRVRSSGATAGTVDRYYFDPSSGRKFRSKKEVLYYLETGIPPSKRKKGAEAPGSEEVGTGYSGGNKQKKPDKKLKPLNFDFINVPQKVDWLLTNASEDSWTPFLGDDQVSGPTKQDWAAAFASLIASKSGQTMY, from the exons ATGTCAAACCCGGTTCAATCCTCCACAACCGATTTACCTTCCGATCCGCTCCTGAAACCCGGAGCCTTCATCGACGCCAACGACCAAAATCAATCGGCTGAGCTGTCAGAACCTTCAAATGGTTCGATTCCAAATGGCGCTCAGTCCGAGACGCCGGCACAAGGGCCGGATATCTCGTCGTCATCGGCGGAGCCTAAGGGTAAGCGGCGCGTGTTGGTAGCTCCGGAGACTTGGTTACCAGCTGGATGGTCGATCGAAGATAGGGTTCGGAGCTCCGGTGCAACTGCTGGAACTGTTGATAGG TATTATTTTGATCCATCATCTGGCCGGAAATTCAGATCGAAGAAAGAAGTGCTTTACTATCTAGAAACTGGAATCCCCCCTTCTAAAAGGAAGAAAGGAGCAGAGGCTCCTGGAAGTGAAGAAGTT GGTACAGGGTACTCTGGGGGCAACAAACAGAAGAAGCCTGATAAAAAGCTgaagcctttgaactttgatttcatTAACGTGCCGCAGAAAGTTGATTGGTTGTTGACAAATGCCTCTGAAGACTCGTGGACTCCCTTCCTTGGGGATGACCAAGTTTCTGGACCTACTAAACAAGATTGGGCTGCTGCATTTGCATCCCTAATAGCCAGCAAAAGCGGTCAAACGATGTATTGA
- the LOC107959113 gene encoding protein TRM32, translated as MGRKFDEQSDEVEFENDHPGCMGGIFNVLDHHHWYNAKKILPQRKLNRGRQARCCANPQTISMEREPVESQRLLDGEAEQIQVQQQTRKTGSTNKRSSKAPTKGLTSKERSKEENHDKQWIVGHSTGSQLQQADSTHHLEPSSFGLGWMNPIILVRKRGETSGKSSSKSKNPDADKDFEHIQNSEKHDKIGTRTLVNQKPKSKKLSKQVSYNQVEGVDVLEIFKVNNNLFLDILQDPDVGISQHFPGKQTRKAVKLTKSGSFPIPGSPHAGYLRSSTLEHKKKEVWSFQKGEKPVAGTQLSKSRAIMRTGDQSQKNVKEEASSSSSQGSDSQRWNHLVMNRLKDIKQRIKQALKERRKTNNRTKVDDLTLQVSSRDTLSTNERDMSKSSEKAVIGSCIENNAADHDVNNDRLKRITRTKSINESLDRYTQLFQQSISKETKLHHSRSLKLSHEDRIPSIGNAPKFFRRISSLSELESFCSLLYEVSSELPINNIQDHEADKKTDPHNEQKSINSPEDIDKFELVEAVIETELQEEMREGSDNCDSTGLSVDKNGEEIAKSCEFNEDAVEQTGGLGEAEFFTKERRKIRQESVDYKTMGNSRRILFFEQDTEADPCYNYVKDILELSGFSQNKGLQTWFSLDQPLNPSVFNELERLLHPEMGSTFYEVGSNCDHQLVFDLVNEALLEINEMSPEYFPNPFSFNSRISLVLKGNNVVQQVWTKVSKNLASQAEHDQSLDDIIARDLDKPAWMNLQADSEFLALELEDLVFHELLDEVVCYLDK; from the exons ATGGGGAGGAAATTTGATGAACAGTCTGATGAAGTTGAATTTGAGAACGATCATCCAGGTTGCATGGGGGGCATATTTAATGTTCTTGATCACCATCATTGGTACAATGCGAAAAAGATCCTTCCACAAAGAAAGCTCAACAGAGGAAGACAAGCCAGAT GCTGTGCAAATCCACAAACTATTTCCATGGAACGTGAACCTGTTGAATCCCAAAGATTATTAGATGGAGAGGCTGAACAAATCCAA GTTCAACAGCAAACAAGAAAAACAGGATCAACCAACAAAAGGTCTAGTAAAGCCCCAACAAAGGGTTTAActagtaaagaaaggtcaaaggAAGAGAACCATGATAAACAATGGATTGTGGGGCATTCAACAGGATCACAGTTGCAGCAAGCTGACTCTACCCATCATTTGGAACCTTCAAGTTTTGGTCTTGGTTGGATGAACCCGATTATTCTTGTCCGCAAGCGAGGTGAAACCTCTGGTAAGAGCTCATCAAAGAGTAAAAATCCTGATGCAGACAAAGACTTTGAACATATACAGAATTCTGAGAAGCATGATAAAATTGGAACTCGAACCTTAGTAAATCAGAAGCCAAAGTCAAAGAAGCTTAGCaaacaagtttcatataatcaGGTTGAGGGTGTGGATGTTTTGGAGatatttaaggtaaacaacaatCTATTCCTAGATATTCTTCAGGATCCTGATGTTGGTATTTCACAGCATTTTCCTGGAAAGCAAACTCGCAAGGCAGTCAAGTTAACAAAATCAGGCTCATTTCCAATCCCCGGTTCACCTCATGCCGGATATCTTAGGTCTAGTACACTTGAGCATAAGAAGAAGGAAGTTTGGTCCTTCCAGAAGGGCGAAAAACCCGTCGCCGGTACTCAGTTATCCAAGTCAAGGGCCATAATGAGAACCGGTGATCAGTCTCAGAAAAACGTAAAGGAAGAAGCAAGCTCTTCATCATCCCAAGGATCTGATTCCCAAAGGTGGAACCATTTAGTTATGAATCGTCTCAAGGATATTAAGCAGAGAATAAAGCAGGCTCTCAAGGAAAGGAGAAAGACTAATAACCGTACAAAGGTGGATGATCTCACCCTTCAGGTTTCTTCTAGAGATACATTGTCCACAAATGAGAGAGACATGTCGAAAAGCTCGGAAAAGGCAGTCATCGGTAGTTGTATTGAGAACAATGCTGCTGATCATGATGTCAACAATGATAGGCTCAAAAGGATAACAAGAACAAAGTCTATAAATGAGTCATTAGATAGATACACTCAATTGTTTCAGCAAAGTATAAGTAAAGAAACCAAATTGCATCACTCAAGGAGCTTAAAATTGAGCCATGAAGATAGAATTCCATCAATAGGGAATGCTCCCAAGTTTTTCAGAAGGATTTCCTCTCTATCTGAACTTGAATCCTTTTGCTCTCTTCTATATGAGGTTTCTTCAGAGCTCCCAATCAATAATATCCAAGATCATGAGGCAGACAAGAAAACCGATCCACATAATGAACAAAAATCAATTAATTCCCCTGAAGATATTGATAAATTTGAACTAGTAGAAGCTGTTATAGAGACTGAATTACAGGAAGAAATGAGGGAAGGATCAGATAACTGCGATTCAACCGGTTTATCAGTGGATAAAAATGGTGAAGAAATTGCTAAATCTTGTGAATTCAATGAAGATGCAGTTGAGCAAACAGGAG GTTTAGGTGAAGCGGAGTTTTTTACAAAAGAAAGGCGCAAAATACGGCAGGAAAGTGTTGATTATAAAACCATGGGAAACAGCCGTCGGATCCTATTCTTTGAACAAGATACAGAGGCTGATCCTTGCTACAATTACGTCAAAGACATTCTTGAGCTCTCAGGTTTCTCGCAAAACAAGGGGCTCCAAACATGGTTCTCACTGGACCAACCATTGAACCCTTCAGTGTTCAACGAATTGGAGAGACTGTTGCACCCTGAAATGGGATCCACCTTTTATGAAGTCGGAAGCAACTGTGATCACCAACTGGTTTTTGATCTAGTTAATGAGGCACTACTTGAGATCAATGAAATGTCACCTGAATATTTCCCCAACCCCTTCTCTTTCAACTCTCGCATTAGTTTAGTGCTCAAGGGAAACAATGTTGTTCAACAAGTGTGGACCAAAGTCAGCAAAAACTTGGCATCCCAGGCTGAACATGACCAGTCATTGGATGATATTATTGCTCGAGATTTGGACAAACCCGCCTGGATGAACCTTCAAGCCGATTCAGAATTTTTGGCACTTGAGCTAGAAGATTTGGTTTTTCATGAGCTTTTAGATGAAGTTGTTTGTTATTTAGACAAATAA
- the LOC107959112 gene encoding probable protein phosphatase 2C 23 isoform X2, with protein MGNGVGKLSVCFTGGGGYGGEEARPRKEISSLLLDPLDEGLGHSFCYVRPDSSRLYSSKVYSEESSTTFGTISGASVSANTYTPLSTALVDPYVCYNSSCFDRAAAFESTASFSSIPLQPIPKNMINSSGPLSGSLVPGSGPLERGFMSGPIERGFMSGPLDNNTNNYNRGIFSGPLDKGFSDQFQRSFSHGAFAFKPRTRKGSLIRVLQRAISKTVSRGQKSVVAPIKGVVSVKESEWVIRSDKNLIHHQNENLTVSSLNLSSEGSLDDDESMGSQNLQWAQGKAGEDRIHVVVSEECGWVFVGIYDGFNGPDAPDFLLSNLYSNVHKELKGLLWDDELEQAPATSPDQGCSDYACSRCIEQENYPCKKEDIDFDSNLRSKKKKGRTSKVRYKNMANMANKWEENQRRWKCEWDRERLELDRKLKEQLNKNKSDKSSSMINHGDVLKALSRALKKTEESYLDIADKMLMENPELALMGSCVLVMLMKGEDVYVMNVGDSRAVLAQKAEPDYWLGKVKQDLERINEETLHDLEGFDGDKFSSIPDLTAFQLSVDHSTNEKEEVQRIKNEHPDDPSAVMNDRVKGSLKPKWNNALLEMFRIDYKGNSPYITCVPSLHHHRLGPKDRFLVLSSDGLYQYLTNEEAVSEVELFITLQPEGDPAQHLIEEVLFRAAKKASMDFHELLEIPQGDRRRYHDDVSVIVISLEGRIWRYCV; from the exons atggGTAATGGTGTGGGCAAGTTAAGCGTGTGTTTCACCGGCGGCGGTGGATATGGCGGAGAAGAAGCTCGTCCTAGAAAAGAAATATCCTCGTTATTGTTGGATCCTCTCGACGAAGGACTCGGTCACTCTTTCTGCTACGTCAGACCCGATTCTAGCCGACTTTATTCATCCAAAGTCTATTCCGAAGAATCCTCCACGACTTTCGGTACGATCTCGGGAGCCTCAGTTAGCGCCAACACGTATACGCCGCTTTCGACAGCGCTGGTGGATCCCTACGTCTGTTACAACAGCAGCTGCTTCGATCGAGCCGCGGCTTTCGAGAGCACCGCCTCGTTTTCATCGATCCCGCTGCAACCGATTCCCAAGAATATGATTAACTCTTCAGGTCCACTTTCGGGTAGCCTCGTTCCGGGTTCGGGTCCTTTAGAAAGAGGGTTCATGTCGGGTCCGATTGAGAGAGGGTTCATGTCGGGACCTCttgataataatactaataattataATCGAGGTATATTTTCGGGTCCACTCGATAAAGGCTTTTCCGATCAGTTTCAAAGAAGCTTTTCTCATGGAGCTTTTGCTTTTAAACCCAGAACGAGAAAAGGATCTTTAATTCGGGTTCTCCAAAGAGCAATCTCAAAAACCGTATCTCGCGGCCAAAAATCCGTAGTGGCTCCAATCAAAGGCGTGGTTTCGGTTAAAGAATCGGAATGGGTAATCAGGTCCGATAAGAACCTGATTCATCATCAAAATGAGAACTTGACGGTCAGTAGTTTGAATCTGAGCAGTGAAGGTAGTTTAGATGATGATGAGTCAATGGGAAGTCAAAATCTTCAATGGGCACAGGGGAAAGCAGGTGAGGATCGTATACACGTCGTCGTTTCGGAGGAATGCGGATGGGTTTTCGTTGGGATATACGATGGATTCAACGGCCCTGATGCTCCTGATTTTCTGTTATCAAATCTTTACTCCAATGTTCATAAAGAACTCAAGGGTTTGTTATGGGATGATGAGCTTGAACAAGCCCCAGCAACTTCCCCTGATCAGGGTTGCTCCGATTATGCTTGTTCCCGGTGTATCGAGCAAGAGAACTACCCCTGTAAGAAAGAAGACATTGATTTCGATTCTAATCTGCgatcgaaaaagaaaaagggaaggaCATCGAAGGTGAGGTATAAGAACATGGCAAATATGGCAAATAAGTGGGAAGAGAATCAAAGGAGGTGGAAGTGTGAATGGGATAGGGAAAGATTAGAACTTGATAGGAAATTGAAGGAACAGTTGAATAAAAACAAGTCTGATAAATCGAGTTCGATGATAAATCACGGTGATGTTTTGAAAGCTCTGTCTCGAGCTTTGAAGAAAACAGAGGAGTCTTATTTGGATATTGCTGATAAGATGTTAATGGAGAACCCAGAGTTGGCTTTGATGGGTTCTTGTGTGCTTGTCATGTTGATGAAAGGTGAGGATGTGTATGTGATGAATGTTGGTGATAGTAGGGCGGTTTTGGCGCAAAAGGCGGAGCCCGATTACTGGTTGGGGAAGGTTAAACAGGATTTGGAGAGGATTAATGAGGAAACACTGCATGATCTTGAAGGTTTTGATGGAGATAAATTTAGTTCAATTCCTGATTTAACTGCTTTTCAGCTTAGTGTGGATCATAGCACCAATGAAAAAGAG GAAGTTCaaagaataaaaaatgaacaTCCAGATGATCCTTCCGCTGTGATGAACGACCGAGTTAAAGGTTCTTTGAAG CCTAAATGGAACAATGCACTTCTAGAGATGTTCAGAATAGATTACAAAGGAAATTCTCCATATATCACTTGTGTACCATCTCTCCACCACCACAGATTAGGCCCTAAAGACAGATTCTTGGTATTATCATCCGATGGGCTCTATCAATACTTAACAAATGAGGAGGCTGTATCTGAGGTTGAACTTTTCATCACATTGCAACCCGAAGGAGACCCTGCGCAGCATCTCATTGAAGAAGTGCTGTTCCGTGCTGCAAAGAAAGCAAGCATGGACTTTCACGAGTTACTCGAAATACCCCAAGGGGATAGACGTCGGTACCATGACGATGTTTCCGTCATAGTTATTTCTTTAGAGGGGAGAATATGGAGATATTGTGTATAA
- the LOC107959112 gene encoding probable protein phosphatase 2C 23 isoform X1, which yields MGNGVGKLSVCFTGGGGYGGEEARPRKEISSLLLDPLDEGLGHSFCYVRPDSSRLYSSKVYSEESSTTFGTISGASVSANTYTPLSTALVDPYVCYNSSCFDRAAAFESTASFSSIPLQPIPKNMINSSGPLSGSLVPGSGPLERGFMSGPIERGFMSGPLDNNTNNYNRGIFSGPLDKGFSDQFQRSFSHGAFAFKPRTRKGSLIRVLQRAISKTVSRGQKSVVAPIKGVVSVKESEWVIRSDKNLIHHQNENLTVSSLNLSSEGSLDDDESMGSQNLQWAQGKAGEDRIHVVVSEECGWVFVGIYDGFNGPDAPDFLLSNLYSNVHKELKGLLWDDELEQAPATSPDQGCSDYACSRCIEQENYPCKKEDIDFDSNLRSKKKKGRTSKVRYKNMANMANKWEENQRRWKCEWDRERLELDRKLKEQLNKNKSDKSSSMINHGDVLKALSRALKKTEESYLDIADKMLMENPELALMGSCVLVMLMKGEDVYVMNVGDSRAVLAQKAEPDYWLGKVKQDLERINEETLHDLEGFDGDKFSSIPDLTAFQLSVDHSTNEKEEVQRIKNEHPDDPSAVMNDRVKGSLKVTRAFGAGFLKQPKWNNALLEMFRIDYKGNSPYITCVPSLHHHRLGPKDRFLVLSSDGLYQYLTNEEAVSEVELFITLQPEGDPAQHLIEEVLFRAAKKASMDFHELLEIPQGDRRRYHDDVSVIVISLEGRIWRYCV from the exons atggGTAATGGTGTGGGCAAGTTAAGCGTGTGTTTCACCGGCGGCGGTGGATATGGCGGAGAAGAAGCTCGTCCTAGAAAAGAAATATCCTCGTTATTGTTGGATCCTCTCGACGAAGGACTCGGTCACTCTTTCTGCTACGTCAGACCCGATTCTAGCCGACTTTATTCATCCAAAGTCTATTCCGAAGAATCCTCCACGACTTTCGGTACGATCTCGGGAGCCTCAGTTAGCGCCAACACGTATACGCCGCTTTCGACAGCGCTGGTGGATCCCTACGTCTGTTACAACAGCAGCTGCTTCGATCGAGCCGCGGCTTTCGAGAGCACCGCCTCGTTTTCATCGATCCCGCTGCAACCGATTCCCAAGAATATGATTAACTCTTCAGGTCCACTTTCGGGTAGCCTCGTTCCGGGTTCGGGTCCTTTAGAAAGAGGGTTCATGTCGGGTCCGATTGAGAGAGGGTTCATGTCGGGACCTCttgataataatactaataattataATCGAGGTATATTTTCGGGTCCACTCGATAAAGGCTTTTCCGATCAGTTTCAAAGAAGCTTTTCTCATGGAGCTTTTGCTTTTAAACCCAGAACGAGAAAAGGATCTTTAATTCGGGTTCTCCAAAGAGCAATCTCAAAAACCGTATCTCGCGGCCAAAAATCCGTAGTGGCTCCAATCAAAGGCGTGGTTTCGGTTAAAGAATCGGAATGGGTAATCAGGTCCGATAAGAACCTGATTCATCATCAAAATGAGAACTTGACGGTCAGTAGTTTGAATCTGAGCAGTGAAGGTAGTTTAGATGATGATGAGTCAATGGGAAGTCAAAATCTTCAATGGGCACAGGGGAAAGCAGGTGAGGATCGTATACACGTCGTCGTTTCGGAGGAATGCGGATGGGTTTTCGTTGGGATATACGATGGATTCAACGGCCCTGATGCTCCTGATTTTCTGTTATCAAATCTTTACTCCAATGTTCATAAAGAACTCAAGGGTTTGTTATGGGATGATGAGCTTGAACAAGCCCCAGCAACTTCCCCTGATCAGGGTTGCTCCGATTATGCTTGTTCCCGGTGTATCGAGCAAGAGAACTACCCCTGTAAGAAAGAAGACATTGATTTCGATTCTAATCTGCgatcgaaaaagaaaaagggaaggaCATCGAAGGTGAGGTATAAGAACATGGCAAATATGGCAAATAAGTGGGAAGAGAATCAAAGGAGGTGGAAGTGTGAATGGGATAGGGAAAGATTAGAACTTGATAGGAAATTGAAGGAACAGTTGAATAAAAACAAGTCTGATAAATCGAGTTCGATGATAAATCACGGTGATGTTTTGAAAGCTCTGTCTCGAGCTTTGAAGAAAACAGAGGAGTCTTATTTGGATATTGCTGATAAGATGTTAATGGAGAACCCAGAGTTGGCTTTGATGGGTTCTTGTGTGCTTGTCATGTTGATGAAAGGTGAGGATGTGTATGTGATGAATGTTGGTGATAGTAGGGCGGTTTTGGCGCAAAAGGCGGAGCCCGATTACTGGTTGGGGAAGGTTAAACAGGATTTGGAGAGGATTAATGAGGAAACACTGCATGATCTTGAAGGTTTTGATGGAGATAAATTTAGTTCAATTCCTGATTTAACTGCTTTTCAGCTTAGTGTGGATCATAGCACCAATGAAAAAGAG GAAGTTCaaagaataaaaaatgaacaTCCAGATGATCCTTCCGCTGTGATGAACGACCGAGTTAAAGGTTCTTTGAAGGTCACTCGAGCTTTTGGGGCTGGTTTTCTCAAACAG CCTAAATGGAACAATGCACTTCTAGAGATGTTCAGAATAGATTACAAAGGAAATTCTCCATATATCACTTGTGTACCATCTCTCCACCACCACAGATTAGGCCCTAAAGACAGATTCTTGGTATTATCATCCGATGGGCTCTATCAATACTTAACAAATGAGGAGGCTGTATCTGAGGTTGAACTTTTCATCACATTGCAACCCGAAGGAGACCCTGCGCAGCATCTCATTGAAGAAGTGCTGTTCCGTGCTGCAAAGAAAGCAAGCATGGACTTTCACGAGTTACTCGAAATACCCCAAGGGGATAGACGTCGGTACCATGACGATGTTTCCGTCATAGTTATTTCTTTAGAGGGGAGAATATGGAGATATTGTGTATAA